One window of the Conexibacter sp. SYSU D00693 genome contains the following:
- a CDS encoding MlaD family protein, giving the protein MARLPVDRDVLRGATMLGVVVLVIAAGLSGALVGLLSGADTHTVRAVFADGQQLKQGSEVRIQGVPAGEVRDVELNPGGRDATVTMDVEDEAGPLYADAGAVLRFKSVLGGTFYVDLERGSRARGPLSGTIPVARTARQTEVDDVTAAVQGRARQGLQTLPRETAEALADADAPGRLLDTVARVAPDVRRGVGALRGQQLDRDLRGLVRGVASTVRSLDAPDDGLRRTVAGAAATLATTAARAGELRATLQRAPGTAREVQSTLTRLGATLDLADPLLARLEGPAGQVAPTFRELRPAVVEADRLVDRAVPLLRALRPAASSLAGTARRGLPLVKDLTPSVERLDRTILPYLNEVDPQTKRSTAVMIGGTFTGLASGAGGQMDANGHFIRFPATVGSSPLNSLPCQIYLMNPDAAQVAACNSLQEALATFMGYQPLGPTPGTEPASARRARKP; this is encoded by the coding sequence ATGGCGCGCCTGCCCGTCGACCGCGACGTCCTGCGCGGGGCCACGATGCTCGGCGTCGTGGTGCTCGTCATCGCGGCCGGGCTCTCCGGAGCGCTCGTCGGCCTGCTCTCCGGCGCCGACACGCACACCGTCCGCGCGGTGTTCGCCGACGGCCAGCAGCTCAAGCAGGGCAGCGAGGTGCGCATCCAGGGCGTCCCGGCGGGCGAGGTGCGCGACGTCGAGCTCAACCCCGGCGGGCGCGACGCGACCGTGACCATGGACGTCGAGGACGAGGCCGGCCCGCTCTACGCCGACGCGGGCGCCGTCCTGCGGTTCAAGTCCGTGCTCGGTGGCACGTTCTACGTCGACCTCGAGCGCGGCTCGCGCGCCCGCGGTCCGCTCTCGGGGACCATCCCCGTCGCCCGCACCGCGCGCCAGACCGAGGTCGACGACGTCACCGCAGCGGTGCAGGGGCGGGCGCGCCAGGGGCTGCAGACGCTCCCGCGCGAGACCGCGGAGGCGCTCGCCGACGCCGACGCGCCCGGCCGCCTCCTGGACACCGTCGCCCGCGTGGCGCCCGACGTGCGCCGCGGCGTGGGCGCCCTGCGCGGCCAGCAGCTCGACCGCGACCTGCGCGGCCTGGTGCGCGGGGTCGCGAGCACCGTGCGCAGCCTGGACGCGCCCGACGACGGGCTGCGCCGCACCGTCGCCGGCGCCGCCGCGACGCTGGCCACCACCGCCGCCCGCGCCGGCGAGCTGCGCGCCACGCTCCAGCGCGCGCCCGGCACCGCGCGCGAGGTGCAGAGCACCCTGACGCGGCTGGGCGCGACGCTCGACCTCGCCGACCCGCTGCTCGCGAGGCTCGAGGGGCCCGCCGGCCAGGTCGCGCCGACCTTCCGCGAGCTGCGGCCCGCCGTCGTCGAGGCCGACCGCCTCGTCGACCGCGCGGTCCCGCTGCTGCGCGCGCTGCGCCCCGCGGCCTCGTCGCTGGCGGGCACCGCCCGGCGCGGGCTGCCGCTGGTCAAGGACCTCACGCCGAGCGTGGAGCGCCTCGACCGGACGATCCTGCCGTACCTCAACGAGGTCGACCCGCAGACCAAGCGCTCGACCGCGGTGATGATCGGCGGCACGTTCACCGGCCTGGCCTCGGGCGCCGGGGGCCAGATGGACGCCAACGGGCACTTCATCCGCTTCCCGGCGACCGTCGGCAGCTCGCCGCTGAACTCGCTGCCCTGCCAGATCTACCTCATGAACCCCGACGCGGCCCAGGTCGCGGCGTGCAACTCGCTGCAGGAGGCGCTGGCCACGTTCATGGGCTACCAGCCGCTCGGCCCGACCCCGGGCACCGAGCCGGCGAGCGCACGGAGGGCGCGCAAGCCGTGA
- a CDS encoding MlaD family protein, which translates to MSRLRATTRRVRRYDDEPPVRVLGRGVAVLVLLAAFGWLSVKLYDGVPGRDYRFVDAQVPQVGNLISHDPVRLGGVRVGQVKAVDSGPGGTGRLELQIEPGTDLRADTGIRIRANGLLGSRYVELLPGRSREPLADGRAIVGGHDTLTYGATDALDVLDRETRGALRPLVGELGTGLAGQGRNVNDLLRAGAREIGPTSELFAALRTDATARLLPSLHAALVPLDDRRVALSALPAAASDALTPFVTERDATRATLDAAPGALAAAQAGLGAGRPLLVAAQGLSRAARRVLPDAPGALRATRALLAEAQDPLRKARPLLAEVEPTVPAALRVTSAADPLLKPVVGLADDLRRMADQLAPYGCDIKNFGAVFRSMTGLGARAPGGPNGAPMQFRLQIAAPVPTEALSMQDTTGLVVRDGYPDPCEYLAKPYPIIDKPQALARRGR; encoded by the coding sequence GTGAGCCGCCTGCGAGCCACCACCCGGCGCGTGCGCCGCTACGACGACGAGCCGCCCGTCCGGGTCCTCGGCCGCGGCGTCGCCGTGCTCGTCCTGCTCGCGGCGTTCGGCTGGCTGTCGGTGAAGCTCTACGACGGCGTCCCGGGGCGCGACTACCGGTTCGTCGACGCCCAGGTGCCCCAGGTCGGCAACCTCATCTCCCACGACCCGGTGCGCCTGGGCGGCGTGCGGGTCGGCCAGGTCAAGGCGGTCGACAGCGGCCCCGGCGGGACCGGCCGCCTCGAGCTCCAGATCGAGCCGGGCACCGACCTGCGCGCCGACACCGGCATCCGCATCCGCGCCAACGGCCTGCTGGGCTCGCGCTACGTCGAGCTGCTGCCGGGGCGCAGCCGCGAGCCGCTCGCCGACGGCCGGGCCATCGTGGGTGGGCACGACACGCTGACCTACGGCGCCACGGACGCCCTGGACGTCCTGGACCGCGAGACGCGCGGCGCCCTGCGCCCGCTCGTCGGCGAGCTGGGCACCGGCCTGGCCGGCCAGGGGCGCAACGTCAACGACCTCCTGCGGGCCGGCGCCCGCGAGATCGGTCCGACCTCCGAGCTGTTCGCCGCGCTGCGCACCGACGCCACCGCGCGGCTGCTGCCGTCGCTGCACGCGGCGCTCGTCCCGCTCGACGACCGCCGCGTCGCCCTGAGCGCGCTGCCCGCCGCCGCGAGCGACGCGCTGACCCCGTTCGTCACGGAGCGCGACGCGACGCGGGCCACGCTCGACGCCGCCCCCGGGGCGCTGGCCGCCGCCCAGGCCGGCCTCGGCGCGGGGCGTCCGCTGCTCGTGGCGGCGCAGGGCCTCTCGCGGGCGGCTCGCCGCGTGCTGCCCGACGCGCCGGGCGCGCTGCGGGCCACCCGCGCGCTGCTCGCCGAGGCCCAGGACCCGCTGCGCAAGGCCCGCCCGCTGCTGGCCGAGGTCGAGCCCACGGTGCCGGCCGCCCTGCGGGTCACGTCGGCCGCCGACCCGCTGCTCAAGCCGGTCGTCGGGCTCGCGGACGACCTGCGCCGGATGGCCGACCAGCTCGCGCCCTACGGCTGCGACATCAAGAACTTCGGGGCGGTGTTCCGCAGCATGACCGGGCTCGGCGCGCGGGCCCCGGGCGGGCCCAACGGCGCGCCGATGCAGTTCCGCCTCCAGATCGCCGCGCCGGTCCCGACCGAGGCGCTGAGCATGCAGGACACCACCGGCCTGGTCGTGCGCGACGGCTACCCGGACCCGTGCGAGTACCTGGCCAAGCCGTACCCGATCATCGACAAGCCGCAGGCGCTGGCGCGGAGGGGACGCTGA
- a CDS encoding MlaD family protein, with amino-acid sequence MIDPRTRRTRGLNQARLRLEATRSMRPAVAVALGLALGVGLLLFILARVNPNALTDTSQVRFAVDDVTAVQEGLNDVKLKGVPIGTVKEVEVRGDQPVLRVEVRDEFGPIFKDARAELRPTTALQDMYLDVVDRGHPSAGVADPDEPLAPSQTKLPVNVSDVLNVFGPSQRLRLRTLLDDLGNGMADRGRSLRALVVQLVPFIHNAGEISRQLARRAPKVRRLVHDTAVLTQEVGRRQEALRKLVRDGATTLGTLQDGRGDLDATLRELPPALAAVDASFTATRGVLGDVDGALRALSPVAGQLPQSLTGLRRLAGDLRPAIRALRAPVGDLVPLARELRPLAADLDRAVDQLAPQADTVDKVTRNLASCKEGVQGFFQWNASISKFGDARGPIPRGNVVLGAQSSSLLNDPGEVAPQACTPGKVIGGRVPTAKDMH; translated from the coding sequence GTGATCGACCCGCGGACCCGTCGCACGAGGGGCCTCAACCAGGCGCGCCTGCGCCTCGAGGCCACCCGCTCGATGCGCCCGGCAGTCGCCGTGGCGCTCGGCCTCGCCCTGGGCGTCGGCCTGCTGCTCTTCATCCTGGCGCGCGTCAACCCGAACGCGCTCACCGACACCTCGCAGGTGCGCTTCGCCGTCGACGACGTCACGGCGGTGCAGGAGGGCCTCAACGACGTCAAGCTCAAGGGCGTCCCGATCGGCACGGTCAAGGAGGTCGAGGTCCGCGGCGACCAGCCCGTGCTGCGCGTCGAGGTGCGCGACGAGTTCGGCCCGATCTTCAAGGACGCCCGTGCCGAGCTGCGCCCGACGACCGCGCTGCAGGACATGTACCTGGACGTCGTCGACCGCGGCCACCCGTCGGCCGGCGTGGCCGACCCCGACGAGCCGCTGGCGCCGTCGCAGACGAAGCTGCCGGTCAACGTCTCCGACGTCCTCAACGTCTTCGGCCCCAGCCAGCGCCTGCGGCTGCGCACGCTGCTCGACGACCTCGGCAACGGGATGGCCGACCGCGGCCGCTCGCTGCGCGCGCTGGTCGTCCAGCTCGTGCCGTTCATCCACAACGCGGGCGAGATCTCCCGGCAGCTCGCGCGCCGCGCGCCGAAGGTCCGCCGCCTCGTGCACGACACCGCCGTCCTCACGCAGGAGGTCGGTCGCCGCCAGGAGGCGCTGCGCAAGCTCGTGCGCGACGGCGCCACGACGCTCGGGACCCTGCAGGACGGCCGCGGCGACCTCGACGCGACGCTGCGCGAGCTGCCGCCCGCGCTCGCCGCGGTGGACGCGTCCTTCACGGCCACCCGCGGCGTCCTCGGGGACGTCGACGGCGCGCTGCGCGCGCTCTCGCCCGTCGCCGGGCAGCTGCCGCAGAGCCTCACCGGCCTGCGCCGCCTGGCCGGCGACCTGCGCCCGGCGATCCGCGCGCTGCGCGCGCCGGTCGGCGACCTCGTCCCGCTCGCCCGCGAGCTGCGCCCGTTGGCCGCCGACCTCGACCGCGCCGTCGACCAGCTCGCGCCGCAGGCCGACACCGTCGACAAGGTCACCCGCAACCTGGCCAGCTGCAAGGAGGGCGTCCAGGGCTTCTTCCAGTGGAACGCGTCGATCTCGAAGTTCGGCGACGCGCGCGGACCCATCCCGCGCGGCAACGTCGTGCTCGGCGCGCAGTCCAGCAGCCTGCTCAACGACCCGGGCGAGGTCGCGCCGCAGGCGTGCACCCCCGGCAAGGTCATCGGCGGGCGCGTCCCGACCGCGAAGGACATGCACTGA
- a CDS encoding ABC transporter permease: MAATAPDPQAAAPLAERPPARVGPRTSTLAEAGQMTSFAGQALRALPGSLTYVSEGMRQASLMMRGTLPLMFSMQLFQGFVVGTFGFFLLRGIGAGDFFGLVTGIVGPRQVAATMFGYVFAAKVCCGIAAELGAMKIQQEVDALESTGVDPQRYLVGTRLVGVLLFAPVAAVVSMMANVLGAYLIVVVLLDGLSGHTLMSLHWAVQGFGDTVFVIVTCTTIAVTTALVACFYGLRTTGGPAAVGASVARSLVVNLVVLHVIAAFFAVMVFGTDNNLPIGG; encoded by the coding sequence ATGGCGGCGACCGCCCCCGACCCGCAGGCCGCCGCGCCGCTCGCCGAGCGCCCGCCCGCGCGCGTCGGCCCCCGCACGTCGACGCTCGCCGAGGCGGGGCAGATGACGAGCTTCGCCGGCCAGGCGCTGCGGGCGCTCCCGGGATCGCTGACCTACGTCTCGGAGGGGATGCGCCAGGCGTCCCTGATGATGCGCGGGACGCTGCCGCTGATGTTCAGCATGCAGCTCTTCCAGGGCTTCGTCGTCGGGACGTTCGGCTTCTTCCTGCTGCGCGGCATCGGCGCCGGTGACTTCTTCGGGCTGGTGACGGGGATCGTCGGGCCGCGCCAGGTGGCGGCGACGATGTTCGGCTACGTCTTCGCCGCGAAGGTCTGCTGCGGCATCGCCGCCGAGCTCGGCGCGATGAAGATCCAGCAGGAGGTCGACGCGCTCGAGTCCACGGGCGTGGACCCGCAGCGCTACCTCGTCGGCACGCGCCTGGTCGGGGTGCTGCTCTTCGCGCCGGTGGCGGCGGTCGTCTCGATGATGGCCAACGTCCTCGGGGCCTACCTCATCGTCGTCGTCCTGCTCGACGGCCTCTCGGGCCACACGCTCATGTCGCTGCACTGGGCGGTGCAGGGCTTCGGCGACACGGTCTTCGTCATCGTCACCTGCACGACGATCGCCGTGACGACCGCGCTGGTCGCCTGCTTCTACGGACTGCGCACCACGGGCGGCCCGGCCGCCGTCGGCGCGTCGGTGGCACGCTCGCTGGTCGTCAACCTCGTGGTGCTCCACGTCATCGCCGCGTTCTTCGCGGTCATGGTGTTCGGCACCGACAACAACCTCCCGATCGGCGGCTGA
- a CDS encoding MlaD family protein: protein MSAGRLAAALLALVAVAVGAVVLLGGDDDRYVVRVPLTNAGGLQDGSAVRIAGIDRGRVDLRLEPGDRVVAELELEDGAGPVGRDASVAVVSANFLGLKRVELDPGDARRAPVPSGTTVPADRVTTPTDLDQVLGVFDADTRTRAQVLLTEAGEAVVGRRVDIRKLLEQFPVGLEDASAVLAQLRADDRTMDDLLARSGRFVREVTRERRALTRMVDTVGDTAQTVAARRAQLRTTLARAPQTLRTLRGFLGDLETTTKDLGPAAREIAAAAPPLAATLREVDGFREAAAPTLDVATDAGPDLSRLATKATPVLRRARPTAQAVAGMAQSLKPVSDTLDGSADNIIAILENWSRAIQFRDGLGHVFRGEASVSPDLVLTMVDRLTKGQEKRREQAKAPAAPDRRAPARPDARRPDVVKDLVERLPSVKQPLLPKVGETVQRLPGGEVLKGVTDAVDGVLKDLTGRGHDDGRTLDGGLLDLLLGP, encoded by the coding sequence ATGAGCGCCGGGCGGCTGGCCGCCGCGCTCCTGGCCCTCGTCGCCGTCGCCGTGGGCGCCGTGGTGCTCCTGGGCGGCGACGACGACCGCTACGTCGTGCGCGTGCCGCTCACCAACGCCGGCGGCCTGCAGGACGGCTCGGCCGTGCGCATCGCCGGGATCGACCGCGGTCGCGTCGACCTCCGCCTCGAGCCGGGCGACCGCGTCGTCGCCGAGCTCGAGCTCGAGGACGGTGCCGGGCCCGTCGGCCGCGACGCCTCGGTGGCCGTCGTCTCGGCCAACTTCCTGGGTCTCAAGCGGGTGGAGCTGGACCCGGGCGACGCCCGGCGCGCCCCGGTGCCCAGCGGGACGACGGTGCCCGCCGACCGCGTCACGACGCCCACGGACCTCGACCAGGTCCTCGGGGTCTTCGACGCCGACACGCGCACCCGCGCGCAGGTCCTGCTCACGGAGGCCGGCGAGGCCGTCGTCGGTCGCCGGGTCGACATCCGCAAGCTGCTCGAGCAGTTCCCGGTCGGCCTCGAGGACGCCTCGGCGGTGCTCGCCCAGCTGCGCGCCGACGACCGCACGATGGACGACCTGCTCGCCCGCAGCGGCCGCTTCGTGCGCGAGGTCACCCGCGAGCGGCGCGCGCTCACGCGGATGGTGGACACGGTCGGCGACACCGCGCAGACCGTCGCCGCGCGTCGCGCCCAGCTGCGCACCACGCTCGCCCGGGCGCCGCAGACGCTGCGCACCCTGCGCGGCTTCCTCGGTGACCTCGAGACCACGACGAAGGACCTCGGGCCGGCCGCGCGGGAGATCGCCGCCGCCGCCCCGCCGCTGGCCGCGACGCTGCGCGAGGTCGACGGCTTCCGCGAGGCGGCCGCGCCGACGCTCGACGTCGCCACGGACGCCGGCCCCGACCTGTCGCGCCTGGCCACCAAGGCGACGCCCGTCCTGCGCCGCGCCCGCCCGACGGCCCAGGCGGTGGCCGGCATGGCGCAGTCCCTCAAGCCGGTGAGCGACACGCTCGACGGCAGCGCCGACAACATCATCGCCATCCTCGAGAACTGGTCGCGCGCGATCCAGTTCCGCGACGGCCTCGGCCACGTCTTCCGCGGGGAGGCGTCGGTGAGCCCCGACCTCGTGCTCACCATGGTCGACCGGCTCACCAAGGGCCAGGAGAAGCGGCGCGAGCAGGCCAAGGCGCCGGCCGCCCCCGACCGTCGCGCCCCGGCCCGTCCCGACGCGCGGCGCCCTGACGTCGTCAAGGACCTCGTCGAGCGGCTGCCGTCGGTCAAGCAGCCGCTGCTGCCGAAGGTCGGCGAGACGGTGCAGCGCCTGCCCGGCGGCGAGGTCCTCAAGGGCGTCACCGACGCCGTCGACGGCGTGCTCAAGGACCTGACCGGCCGTGGCCACGACGACGGACGCACGCTCGACGGCGGCCTCCTCGACCTCCTCCTGGGACCGTGA
- a CDS encoding MlaD family protein, translating into MQQGSPGRFANHLAVFVVGLVVAVGTFVGSLMLSGDVGGGEVTKVRALVPTSSALGKGSRVTMAGAKVGRVADVSRQGYATLLELDITDERVLPVPADSRVTLRQRTPVGENYVELTPGSSSRALGEDDVLPVGQADEYVDVDQLLSVLQGPGRTGARQLVRGLGRAVEGRGDGLNRTLGEASQVVQHGGSVFGLLSEDRRQLARLVDRLGRVTAAVGERGAAVRVTADRGLAALRAVGARDAALARTLDELPATLGQVQRTSGTLRAAATTATPVVRRLADTVDDLRPAVQALRPAAQQGRNAVRELGRVSGPLQGTLERVQRLSSPLSGALPQLRRTVCELAPMVRYTEPYTKDVIAAVTGLGSASNSYDAIGHLIRLTPIVGENSLAGLPDSVTKAAYTLLRSGLLGRQMGLTWNPYPKPGMVGKDGATPDGPRISGPEALAKSGYVFPRIHADC; encoded by the coding sequence ATGCAGCAGGGCAGCCCCGGGCGCTTCGCCAACCACCTCGCCGTCTTCGTCGTCGGGCTCGTCGTCGCCGTCGGGACGTTCGTCGGCTCGCTCATGCTGTCGGGGGACGTCGGCGGCGGCGAGGTCACGAAGGTCCGCGCGCTCGTGCCGACCTCGTCGGCGCTGGGCAAGGGCTCGCGCGTGACGATGGCCGGCGCGAAGGTCGGCCGGGTGGCCGACGTCTCGCGCCAGGGCTACGCGACGCTGCTCGAGCTCGACATCACCGACGAGCGCGTGCTGCCGGTGCCGGCCGACTCGCGCGTGACGCTGCGCCAGCGCACGCCGGTCGGCGAGAACTACGTCGAGCTGACGCCCGGGAGCTCGTCGCGGGCGCTGGGCGAGGACGACGTCCTCCCGGTCGGCCAGGCCGACGAGTACGTGGACGTCGACCAGCTGCTCTCGGTCCTCCAGGGCCCGGGGCGGACCGGCGCGCGTCAGCTCGTGCGGGGCCTGGGCCGGGCGGTCGAGGGCCGCGGCGACGGGCTGAACCGCACGCTCGGCGAGGCCTCCCAGGTGGTCCAGCACGGAGGCTCGGTCTTCGGGCTGCTCAGCGAGGACCGCCGGCAGCTGGCGCGGCTCGTCGACCGCCTCGGGCGCGTGACCGCCGCCGTGGGCGAGCGGGGCGCGGCCGTGCGCGTCACGGCCGACCGCGGGCTCGCGGCGCTGCGCGCGGTCGGTGCGCGCGACGCGGCGCTGGCCCGCACGCTGGACGAGCTGCCCGCGACGCTCGGGCAGGTGCAGCGCACGAGCGGGACGCTGCGCGCCGCGGCGACGACCGCCACGCCCGTCGTGCGCCGGCTCGCCGACACGGTCGACGACCTGCGCCCCGCGGTGCAGGCCCTGCGCCCCGCCGCCCAGCAGGGCCGCAACGCGGTGCGCGAGCTCGGGCGCGTGAGCGGTCCGCTGCAGGGCACGCTCGAGCGGGTGCAGCGCCTGTCCTCACCGCTCTCCGGCGCGCTGCCGCAGCTGCGCAGGACGGTCTGCGAGCTCGCCCCGATGGTCCGCTACACCGAGCCCTACACCAAGGACGTCATCGCGGCGGTCACGGGCCTGGGCTCGGCCTCGAACTCCTACGACGCCATCGGCCACCTGATCCGCCTCACGCCGATCGTCGGGGAGAACTCGCTGGCCGGCCTGCCCGACTCGGTGACCAAGGCGGCCTACACGCTGCTGCGCAGCGGCCTGCTGGGCCGGCAGATGGGGCTCACCTGGAACCCCTACCCCAAGCCCGGGATGGTCGGCAAGGACGGCGCGACCCCCGACGGGCCGCGCATCAGCGGCCCGGAGGCCCTGGCGAAGTCGGGCTACGTCTTCCCGCGCATCCACGCGGACTGCTAG
- a CDS encoding acyl-CoA carboxylase subunit beta, whose translation MSETPVPTTPSSDAPAPGEVTKAQGLAELERRRALALAMGGPERVAAHHARGRLTARERVALLLDEGSFVELGMLAHSDRPEVGERAAADASVTGVGTVDGRKVCVIANDATVLAGTTGKVGSRKQGQIMSLAGRKGYPLVMLGDANGGRLPDLLGSDFGASAGTDEGEHFLGVRVTGDRIPRVTAILGNAYGDPAFWAGSSDYVAMAEGCSVALSGPSLVGSSTGAATTHDDLGGPAMTVRTTGVVSRLEATEADAIASVRRFLSYLPSNASRPAPVAAPVAPTTPGEALLEVVPDRGRRGYDVRKVIDAVVDGGSFFELHPEFARSVVVGLARVEGQPVGVLANQPKFRGGVLDVPAVVKATRLLDLCNGFGLPLVTLQDMPGVMVGEDAERQSVARRLMELFTAVARSPVPKVTVILRKAFGFGYIALAGPSMGTDYVVAWPNAEIGFMAADNAVQVVHARRLREVRERDGEDAARALAAELEADVHSAFAPWQAATQSFIHDVIRPQDTRQAVVDGLFIGSGYR comes from the coding sequence ATGTCTGAGACGCCCGTCCCCACCACCCCGTCCTCCGACGCCCCGGCGCCGGGCGAGGTCACCAAGGCCCAGGGCCTCGCCGAGCTCGAGCGCCGCCGCGCCCTCGCGCTGGCCATGGGCGGCCCCGAGCGGGTCGCCGCCCACCACGCGCGCGGCCGGCTCACCGCCCGCGAGCGGGTCGCCCTGCTGCTCGACGAGGGCTCGTTCGTCGAGCTCGGCATGCTCGCCCACTCCGACCGGCCCGAGGTCGGCGAGCGCGCGGCGGCCGACGCGTCGGTCACCGGCGTCGGGACCGTCGACGGGCGCAAGGTCTGCGTCATCGCCAACGACGCGACGGTGCTCGCGGGCACGACCGGGAAGGTCGGTTCGCGCAAGCAGGGCCAGATCATGAGCCTGGCCGGGCGCAAGGGCTACCCGCTCGTGATGCTCGGCGACGCCAACGGCGGGCGCCTGCCCGACCTCCTCGGCTCGGACTTCGGCGCCTCGGCCGGCACCGACGAGGGCGAGCACTTCCTCGGGGTGCGCGTGACGGGCGACCGCATCCCGCGCGTGACGGCCATCCTCGGCAACGCCTACGGCGACCCGGCGTTCTGGGCGGGCTCCTCGGACTACGTGGCGATGGCGGAGGGCTGCTCGGTCGCGCTCTCCGGGCCGTCGCTCGTCGGGTCCTCCACCGGCGCCGCCACGACGCACGACGACCTCGGCGGACCGGCGATGACCGTGCGCACCACCGGCGTGGTCAGCCGGCTCGAGGCCACGGAGGCCGACGCGATCGCCTCGGTGCGCCGCTTCCTGTCCTACCTGCCCTCGAACGCCTCCCGGCCGGCGCCGGTCGCCGCGCCCGTGGCGCCCACGACCCCCGGCGAGGCGCTGCTGGAGGTCGTGCCCGACCGCGGGCGGCGCGGCTACGACGTGCGCAAGGTCATCGACGCCGTCGTCGACGGCGGCTCGTTCTTCGAGCTGCACCCGGAGTTCGCCCGCAGCGTCGTCGTCGGCCTGGCCCGCGTCGAGGGCCAGCCGGTCGGCGTCCTGGCCAACCAGCCGAAGTTCCGCGGCGGCGTGCTCGACGTCCCCGCGGTCGTGAAGGCCACGCGGCTGCTGGACCTCTGCAACGGCTTCGGCCTGCCGCTCGTCACGCTGCAGGACATGCCCGGCGTCATGGTCGGCGAGGACGCCGAGCGCCAGAGCGTCGCCCGCCGGCTCATGGAGCTCTTCACCGCCGTGGCCCGCTCGCCCGTGCCGAAGGTCACCGTCATCCTGCGCAAGGCGTTCGGCTTCGGCTACATCGCGCTGGCCGGCCCGTCGATGGGCACCGACTACGTCGTGGCGTGGCCCAACGCCGAGATCGGGTTCATGGCCGCCGACAACGCCGTCCAGGTCGTCCACGCCCGGCGGCTGCGCGAGGTCCGCGAGCGCGACGGCGAGGACGCGGCGCGCGCGCTGGCGGCCGAGCTGGAGGCCGACGTGCACTCCGCCTTCGCCCCGTGGCAGGCGGCGACGCAGTCCTTCATCCACGACGTCATCCGCCCGCAGGACACGCGCCAGGCCGTGGTCGACGGCCTCTTCATCGGCAGCGGCTACCGCTAG
- a CDS encoding MlaD family protein: MGARTLLRLAAVVAAGLVVVVLARGGGDEQRHRFTVTVAEATNVVEGQLIRQAGAEVGRVVSIDPVRGGRDARLELEVDDAAWPIPRGSRMTLRWGGTANFGNRYIALAPGRGGGSMVQEGGRFPAARFALPVEFDELLATFPERVRGDVRRMLASAGPALLRARPGLRATLRKAPPALAEASALVRDLDGEHVALRTMVRSADRVLLAVDDAQPGVKALVEGAAGTFDAIADETRGLQAALDRAPATFRTVRGTLADADGTLERARAVTARIAPGVAEVQRTAAPLDGLLGAVRRAGPDATATLATARRAVPDVDPLLDHVTDLAPQLRSAGAEAVEALRCIRPFTPEINTFFSNWGDFFSGTDGKDKLIRAQVQNYLPAFSNASPYNAAQAAKLFSGLEYGFPRPPGTNAGQPWFLPECGAGPDALDPNKDPEIRPADQVFSVPKLLPIVRVPREGGR; this comes from the coding sequence GTGGGCGCGCGGACCCTGCTGCGCCTCGCGGCCGTCGTGGCGGCCGGGCTGGTCGTCGTGGTGCTGGCGCGTGGCGGCGGCGACGAGCAGCGCCACCGCTTCACGGTGACCGTGGCCGAGGCGACGAACGTCGTCGAGGGCCAGCTCATCCGTCAGGCCGGCGCCGAGGTCGGGCGCGTGGTGTCGATCGACCCGGTCCGGGGCGGGCGCGACGCCCGGCTGGAGCTCGAGGTCGACGACGCGGCGTGGCCGATCCCGCGCGGCTCGCGGATGACGCTGCGCTGGGGCGGCACCGCGAACTTCGGCAACCGCTACATCGCCCTGGCGCCCGGCCGGGGCGGCGGCTCGATGGTGCAGGAGGGCGGACGGTTCCCGGCCGCGCGCTTCGCCCTGCCGGTCGAGTTCGACGAGCTCCTCGCGACCTTCCCCGAGCGCGTCCGCGGCGACGTGCGGCGGATGCTCGCCAGCGCGGGTCCCGCGCTCCTGCGGGCCCGTCCCGGCCTGCGCGCCACGCTGCGCAAGGCCCCGCCGGCGCTCGCGGAGGCCAGCGCGCTGGTGCGCGACCTCGACGGCGAGCACGTCGCCCTGCGCACGATGGTCCGCTCCGCCGACCGGGTGCTCCTGGCGGTCGACGACGCGCAGCCCGGCGTGAAGGCCCTCGTCGAGGGTGCGGCGGGGACGTTCGACGCGATCGCCGACGAGACCCGCGGCCTGCAGGCGGCGCTGGACCGGGCGCCGGCGACCTTCCGCACCGTGCGCGGCACGCTGGCCGACGCCGACGGGACGCTCGAGCGCGCCCGGGCGGTCACCGCGCGGATCGCCCCCGGCGTCGCCGAGGTCCAGCGCACCGCCGCGCCGCTGGACGGGCTGCTGGGCGCGGTGCGCCGCGCCGGGCCGGACGCGACGGCCACGCTCGCCACCGCGCGCCGGGCCGTCCCCGACGTCGACCCGCTGCTGGACCACGTCACCGACCTCGCGCCACAGCTGCGCTCGGCCGGCGCGGAGGCCGTCGAGGCGCTGCGGTGCATCCGGCCGTTCACCCCGGAGATCAACACCTTCTTCTCGAACTGGGGCGACTTCTTCTCGGGCACCGACGGCAAGGACAAGCTCATCCGCGCGCAGGTCCAGAACTACCTGCCGGCCTTCAGCAACGCCTCGCCGTACAACGCCGCGCAGGCGGCCAAGCTGTTCTCCGGGCTCGAGTACGGCTTCCCGCGGCCGCCGGGCACGAACGCCGGCCAGCCCTGGTTCCTGCCGGAGTGCGGCGCCGGCCCCGACGCGCTGGACCCCAACAAGGACCCCGAGATCCGGCCCGCCGACCAGGTCTTCAGCGTCCCGAAGCTCCTCCCGATCGTCCGCGTCCCGCGGGAGGGCGGGCGATGA